One Glycine max cultivar Williams 82 chromosome 4, Glycine_max_v4.0, whole genome shotgun sequence DNA segment encodes these proteins:
- the LOC102664557 gene encoding metal transporter Nramp5-like translates to MEPHKNSMIVIVIPWILSLRMIGINVYYLCTAFVGWLIHNNLPKVANVFIGIIVFPLMAVYAVAIIYLAFRKDTVQTHIETKNEPAMQTHTERGFTANGQLELSQVTYREDLADIPPPQ, encoded by the exons ATGGAACCTCACAAGAATTCCATGATT gtcattgtcatcccatggaTACTAAGCTTGAGGATGATTGGTATCAATGTGTACTACCTCTGTACTGCCTTCGTGGGTTGGTTAATTCATAACAATCTACCAAAGGTGGCAAATGTGTTCATTGGGATCATAGTGTTTCCTCTAATGGCAGTTTATGCTGTCGCAATAATTTACCTAGCCTTCAGAAAAGACACTGTTCAGACGCATATTGAGACAAAGAACGAACCAGCAATGCAAACCCACACGGAAAGGGGGTTTACGGCTAATGGTCAATTAGAGTTGAGTCAAGTTACCTACAGAGAAGATTTGGCTGATATCCCTCCACCTCAATAG
- the LOC100799203 gene encoding uncharacterized protein, protein MNTESSTSQFPVSQLNFSRQIKGNETEIIISRYEDHFMVIATQIGTMGTIMYARKEEGVSINPTFNVSVIFGKRDEPMLVACARQLIEHMSLSGSSRPLVLSLGLKDHSVETLKGIVSAVMDNSMW, encoded by the exons ATGAATACAGAGAGCAGCACTTCACAATTCCCTGTGTCGCAACTCAATTTCTCTCGCCAAATCAAG GGAAATGAAACAGAGATTATCATTTCGAGATACGAAGATCATTTTATG GTTATTGCCACTCAAATAGGAACCATGGGGACAATAATGTATGCCAG AAAGGAAGAAGGGGTGTCAATTAATCCAACATTCAACGTTTCTGTTATATTTGGCAAACGGGATGAG CCAATGTTAGTAGCATGTGCACGCCAGCTGATTGAGCACATGAG TTTATCTGGCTCCTCCAGGCCATTGGTGCTCTCACTTGGTCTTAAAGACCATTCTGTG GAAACATTGAAAGGCATTGTTTCTGCTGTGATGGACAATAGCATGTGGTGA
- the LOC100780440 gene encoding SWI/SNF complex subunit SWI3C isoform X1 has product MPTLRFQFPQFLLSSQLFSQFLFSLLFFFFLAENRTRWRKRKRDSQISRRHQKHEEDDDDDDENPNAEEDLAERDYDSEDQTHHNHPNSQPHVETEVLSDHGVQISQFPAVIKRSVNRPHSSVTAIVALERALESGENKAPSALAAPVLENVSHGQLQALSSVPSDSFAFDGDSSFVITPPPILEGRGVVKRYGTKALVVPMHSDWFSPATVHRLERQVVPHFFSGKSPDHTPEKYMECRNCIVALHMEDPGKRITVSDCKGLLAGVNVEDLTRIVRFLDHWGIINYCVRMPSHESPNAVSCLREETSGEVRVPSEALKSIDSLIKFDKPNCKLKADEIYSSLSAHSADVLDLEDRIREHLSENHCNYCSCPLPVVYYQSQKEVDILLCTDCFHDGRFVIGHSSIDFVRVDSTRDYGELDGDSWTDQETLLLLEAMEIYNENWNEIAEHVGTKSKAQCILHFLRLPMEDGKLENINVPSMSLSSNAINRDHSGRLHCYSNGDTAGTVHQTRDSDNRLPFANSGNPVMALVAFLASAVGPRVAASCAHAALAVLSEDNSGSTSQMEAPGHDNRTNSENIHCRDGGPHGETAVSNNHNEDKAKVRGSWGLNEGRITPLSAEKVKDAAKAGLSAAAMKAKLFADHEEREIQRLCANIVNHQLKRLELKLKQFAEIETLLMKECEQLERTKQRCAADRSRIMSARLGTVGATPTMNASGVGPSMASNGNNRQQMISASSSQPSVSGYGNNQPVHPHMSFAPRPSMFGLGQRLPLSMIQQSQPASSTAMFNAPSNVQPTTNHPLLRSVSGTNSGLG; this is encoded by the exons ACGATTCGGAGGACCAAACGCACCACAACCACCCTAATTCGCAACCTCACGTGGAGACGGAGGTCCTCTCCGACCACGGCGTTCAGATTTCGCAGTTCCCGGCGGTGATAAAGCGCTCCGTGAACCGCCCTCACTCCTCCGTCACCGCAATTGTTGCTCTGGAGCGTGCCCTCGAGTCCGGAGAGAATAAGGCTCCAAGCGCTCTCGCTGCTCCGGTTCTCGAAAACGTGTCTCACGGCCAGCTTCAAGCGCTGTCGTCTGTTCCCTCTGATAGCTTTGCTTTCGACGGTGATTCCTCTTTTGTCATCACTCCCCCTCCCATTTTGGAAGGTCGTGGCGTTGTTAAGCGCTATGGAACTAAGGCTCTTGTAGTTCCAATGCATTCAG ATTGGTTTTCGCCTGCCACGGTGCACAGGTTGGAGAGGCAAGTGGTGCCGCATTTCTTTTCAGGGAAATCTCCGGATCATACTCCGGAGAAGTACATGGAGTGTAGGAACTGCATTGTTGCCTTGCACATGGAGGACCCAGGGAAGAGGATTACGGTTTCTGATTGCAAGGGTTTGTTGGCTGGGGTTAATGTTGAAGATTTGACTCGGATTGTTAGGTTCCTTGATCATTGGGGAATTATTAATTACTGTGTTCGGATGCCGAGTCATGAGTCTCCCAATGCTGTGTCTTGCCTAAGGGAGGAGACGAGTGGAGAGGTCCGTGTACCATCGGAGGCTTTGAAATCTATAGACAGTTTGATCAAATTTGACAAGCCCAACTGTAAACTGAAAGCAGACGAAATTTATTCGTCGTTGTCTGCACATAGTGCCGATGTCTTAGATCTGGAGGACAGAATAAGAGAGCATCTATCAGAGAATCACTGCAATTATTGTTCTTGTCCTCTTCCTGTTGTATACTATCAGTCTCAAAAAGAG GTTGATATTTTACTCTGCACTGATTGCTTTCATGATGGGAGATTTGTCATTGGTCATTCAAGTATAGATTTTGTAAGGGTGGATTCGACTAGGGATTATGGTGAACTAGATGGGGATAGTTGGACTGATCAAGAAACTTTGCTGCTTCTTGAAGCAATGGAGATTTACAATGAGAATTGGAATGAAATTGCTGAGCATGTTGGTACCAAGTCAAAAGCACAATGCATTCTTCATTTTCTCCGTCTACCCATGGAAGATGGAAAATTGGAAAATATTAACGTTCCAAGCATGTCTTTGTCATCCAATGCAATAAATAGAGATCATAGTGGAAGACTGCATTGTTACTCAAATGGAGATACTGCAG GAACTGTCCATCAAACCAGAGATTCTGACAATCGGCTTCCTTTTGCAAATTCTGGAAATCCTGTTATGGCTTTG GTTGCCTTTTTAGCTTCTGCGGTTGGACCAAGAGTAGCTGCTTCTTGTGCTCATGCAGCATTAGCAGTATTGTCAGAGGATAATTCTGGCAGCACGTCACAAATGGAAGCACCGGGACATGATAATAG GACAAATTCAGAAAACATACATTGTCGAGATGGTGGCCCTCATGGAGAAACAGCAGTTTCAAATAATCATAATG AGGATAAGGCAAAGGTGCGTGGTTCATGGGGTCTGAATGAGGGTAGGATAACCCCACTCTCTGCTGAGAAAGTTAAAGATGCGGCTAAAGCAGGCCTTTCTGCTGCAGCAATGAAAGCAAAATTATTTGCCGATCATGAAGAACGTGAAATTCAGAGGTTATGTGCTAATATAGTTAATCATCAG CTGAAAAGATTGGAATTGAAGCTGAAACAGTTTGCAGAAATTGAAACATTGTTGATGAAAGAATGCGAACAACTGGAGAGAACAAAGCAAAGGTGTGCTGCTGATCGGTCCCGCATAATGTCAGCACGTCTTGGAACTGTAGGAGCCACACCCACAATGAATGCATCGGGTGTTGGTCCCTCAATGGCTAGTAATGGCAACAATAGGCAACAGATGATCTCTGCTTCTTCTTCACAGCCCAGCGTCTCAGGGTATGGCAACAACCAACCAGTTCATCCACATATGTCCTTTGCCCCACGACCTTCAATGTTTGGGTTGGGGCAAAGATTGCCCCTATCTATGATACAACAATCACAACCAGCTTCTTCAACTGCCATGTTCAATGCCCCTAGTAATGTGCAGCCCACTACCAATCATCCATTGTTGAGGTCTGTATCGGGAACTAACTCTGGTTTAGGTTAA
- the LOC100780440 gene encoding SWI/SNF complex subunit SWI3C isoform X2 produces the protein MPASPSENRTRWRKRKRDSQISRRHQKHEEDDDDDDENPNAEEDLAERDYDSEDQTHHNHPNSQPHVETEVLSDHGVQISQFPAVIKRSVNRPHSSVTAIVALERALESGENKAPSALAAPVLENVSHGQLQALSSVPSDSFAFDGDSSFVITPPPILEGRGVVKRYGTKALVVPMHSDWFSPATVHRLERQVVPHFFSGKSPDHTPEKYMECRNCIVALHMEDPGKRITVSDCKGLLAGVNVEDLTRIVRFLDHWGIINYCVRMPSHESPNAVSCLREETSGEVRVPSEALKSIDSLIKFDKPNCKLKADEIYSSLSAHSADVLDLEDRIREHLSENHCNYCSCPLPVVYYQSQKEVDILLCTDCFHDGRFVIGHSSIDFVRVDSTRDYGELDGDSWTDQETLLLLEAMEIYNENWNEIAEHVGTKSKAQCILHFLRLPMEDGKLENINVPSMSLSSNAINRDHSGRLHCYSNGDTAGTVHQTRDSDNRLPFANSGNPVMALVAFLASAVGPRVAASCAHAALAVLSEDNSGSTSQMEAPGHDNRTNSENIHCRDGGPHGETAVSNNHNEDKAKVRGSWGLNEGRITPLSAEKVKDAAKAGLSAAAMKAKLFADHEEREIQRLCANIVNHQLKRLELKLKQFAEIETLLMKECEQLERTKQRCAADRSRIMSARLGTVGATPTMNASGVGPSMASNGNNRQQMISASSSQPSVSGYGNNQPVHPHMSFAPRPSMFGLGQRLPLSMIQQSQPASSTAMFNAPSNVQPTTNHPLLRSVSGTNSGLG, from the exons ACGATTCGGAGGACCAAACGCACCACAACCACCCTAATTCGCAACCTCACGTGGAGACGGAGGTCCTCTCCGACCACGGCGTTCAGATTTCGCAGTTCCCGGCGGTGATAAAGCGCTCCGTGAACCGCCCTCACTCCTCCGTCACCGCAATTGTTGCTCTGGAGCGTGCCCTCGAGTCCGGAGAGAATAAGGCTCCAAGCGCTCTCGCTGCTCCGGTTCTCGAAAACGTGTCTCACGGCCAGCTTCAAGCGCTGTCGTCTGTTCCCTCTGATAGCTTTGCTTTCGACGGTGATTCCTCTTTTGTCATCACTCCCCCTCCCATTTTGGAAGGTCGTGGCGTTGTTAAGCGCTATGGAACTAAGGCTCTTGTAGTTCCAATGCATTCAG ATTGGTTTTCGCCTGCCACGGTGCACAGGTTGGAGAGGCAAGTGGTGCCGCATTTCTTTTCAGGGAAATCTCCGGATCATACTCCGGAGAAGTACATGGAGTGTAGGAACTGCATTGTTGCCTTGCACATGGAGGACCCAGGGAAGAGGATTACGGTTTCTGATTGCAAGGGTTTGTTGGCTGGGGTTAATGTTGAAGATTTGACTCGGATTGTTAGGTTCCTTGATCATTGGGGAATTATTAATTACTGTGTTCGGATGCCGAGTCATGAGTCTCCCAATGCTGTGTCTTGCCTAAGGGAGGAGACGAGTGGAGAGGTCCGTGTACCATCGGAGGCTTTGAAATCTATAGACAGTTTGATCAAATTTGACAAGCCCAACTGTAAACTGAAAGCAGACGAAATTTATTCGTCGTTGTCTGCACATAGTGCCGATGTCTTAGATCTGGAGGACAGAATAAGAGAGCATCTATCAGAGAATCACTGCAATTATTGTTCTTGTCCTCTTCCTGTTGTATACTATCAGTCTCAAAAAGAG GTTGATATTTTACTCTGCACTGATTGCTTTCATGATGGGAGATTTGTCATTGGTCATTCAAGTATAGATTTTGTAAGGGTGGATTCGACTAGGGATTATGGTGAACTAGATGGGGATAGTTGGACTGATCAAGAAACTTTGCTGCTTCTTGAAGCAATGGAGATTTACAATGAGAATTGGAATGAAATTGCTGAGCATGTTGGTACCAAGTCAAAAGCACAATGCATTCTTCATTTTCTCCGTCTACCCATGGAAGATGGAAAATTGGAAAATATTAACGTTCCAAGCATGTCTTTGTCATCCAATGCAATAAATAGAGATCATAGTGGAAGACTGCATTGTTACTCAAATGGAGATACTGCAG GAACTGTCCATCAAACCAGAGATTCTGACAATCGGCTTCCTTTTGCAAATTCTGGAAATCCTGTTATGGCTTTG GTTGCCTTTTTAGCTTCTGCGGTTGGACCAAGAGTAGCTGCTTCTTGTGCTCATGCAGCATTAGCAGTATTGTCAGAGGATAATTCTGGCAGCACGTCACAAATGGAAGCACCGGGACATGATAATAG GACAAATTCAGAAAACATACATTGTCGAGATGGTGGCCCTCATGGAGAAACAGCAGTTTCAAATAATCATAATG AGGATAAGGCAAAGGTGCGTGGTTCATGGGGTCTGAATGAGGGTAGGATAACCCCACTCTCTGCTGAGAAAGTTAAAGATGCGGCTAAAGCAGGCCTTTCTGCTGCAGCAATGAAAGCAAAATTATTTGCCGATCATGAAGAACGTGAAATTCAGAGGTTATGTGCTAATATAGTTAATCATCAG CTGAAAAGATTGGAATTGAAGCTGAAACAGTTTGCAGAAATTGAAACATTGTTGATGAAAGAATGCGAACAACTGGAGAGAACAAAGCAAAGGTGTGCTGCTGATCGGTCCCGCATAATGTCAGCACGTCTTGGAACTGTAGGAGCCACACCCACAATGAATGCATCGGGTGTTGGTCCCTCAATGGCTAGTAATGGCAACAATAGGCAACAGATGATCTCTGCTTCTTCTTCACAGCCCAGCGTCTCAGGGTATGGCAACAACCAACCAGTTCATCCACATATGTCCTTTGCCCCACGACCTTCAATGTTTGGGTTGGGGCAAAGATTGCCCCTATCTATGATACAACAATCACAACCAGCTTCTTCAACTGCCATGTTCAATGCCCCTAGTAATGTGCAGCCCACTACCAATCATCCATTGTTGAGGTCTGTATCGGGAACTAACTCTGGTTTAGGTTAA